A DNA window from Hoplias malabaricus isolate fHopMal1 chromosome 5, fHopMal1.hap1, whole genome shotgun sequence contains the following coding sequences:
- the fitm2 gene encoding acyl-coenzyme A diphosphatase FITM2: protein MAALSAAVNKLVSFWTPNVHFVRQYLPYFFFGISLTGSILKELDLVPKTYFSSSRNALNLYFVKFSWGWNLALLLPFVFLSNSYNRNLLFVFKRLTSLMVATAIWYSCTQTFFYIEDITGTCYETGTMQTVREEFITKAECRKAGFVWNGYDISGHSFILAYSTLLIVEEMVPMLHLVQHNQKRTAVLEALYVALNAIMVIWIWMFACTSVYFHETIHKILGTSFAVLGWFVTYKVWYLNPFSPGLPPHYSEPKQHE, encoded by the exons ATGGCTGCTTTAAGCGCTGCCGTGAACAAACTGGTATCTTTTTGGACTCCAAACGTTCACTTTGTTCGCCAGTATCTGCCTTATTTTTTCTTCGGCATTTCGCTGACAGGATCAatcctgaaagaactggaccttGTGCCAAAGACTTacttcagcagcagcagaaatgCCCTGAATCT GTATTTTGTAAAGTTCTCTTGGGGCTGGAACCTGGCTTTGCTGCTGCCATTTGTATTTCTCTCCAACTCATACAACAGAAACCTCCTCTTTGTTTTCAAGAGACTCACATCTCTGATGGTCGCCACAGCAATTTGGTACAGCTGCACCCAGACATTTTTCTACATTGAAGATATTACAGGGACATGCTATGAGACAGGCACTATGCAAACCGTCCGTGAAGAGTTCATCACAAAGGCAGAGTGCCGAAAAGCTGGTTTTGTCTGGAACGGTTATGACATATcagggcattcattcattcttgcATACTCCACACTCCTGATTGTTGAAGAGATGGTTCCCATGCTCCACTTAGTGCAACACAACCAAAAGAGGACTGCTGTTCTTGAGGCTCTTTATGTTGCACTCAATGCCATCATGGTTATTTGGATATGGATGTTTGCCTGTACCTCAGTGTACTTCCATGAAACCATTCACAAAATCCTGGGAACCTCTTTTGCGGTTCTGGGATGGTTTGTGACTTACAAGGTTTGGTACCTAAACCCATTTTCTCCAGGACTACCTCCACACTACAGTGAACCCAAACAACATGAATAG